From Hymenobacter sedentarius, a single genomic window includes:
- a CDS encoding response regulator has product MRTYLIDEDPISLFLTEHVLRTEGFADDIRAFTAAEEALAYLVPRIATAVPRVIFLDLNMPVLDGWGFLMALTPYAAALQGRCRIYLLTSSLALADTTRAQDCALVAGIIHKPLDEELVQTILADLRAEAAARTGQPEA; this is encoded by the coding sequence GACCCTATCAGCCTTTTCCTGACCGAGCACGTGCTGCGGACGGAGGGATTTGCCGATGACATCCGGGCGTTCACCGCCGCCGAAGAGGCCCTCGCCTACCTGGTGCCGCGCATAGCCACTGCGGTGCCCCGGGTTATCTTTCTGGACCTGAATATGCCGGTGCTGGATGGGTGGGGCTTTCTGATGGCTTTGACTCCTTATGCGGCCGCGCTGCAAGGCCGCTGCCGAATCTACCTGCTCACTTCTTCGCTGGCGTTGGCCGATACGACCAGAGCACAAGACTGCGCCCTCGTAGCCGGCATCATTCACAAGCCCCTGGACGAAGAACTCGTACAGACCATTTTGGCTGATTTGCGGGCGGAAGCAGCAGCAAGAACCGGCCAGCCAGAGGCCTAG